The following proteins are encoded in a genomic region of Ignavibacteriota bacterium:
- a CDS encoding cytochrome b/b6 domain-containing protein translates to MSPRLDPSKRYFTRLTLGQRIQHWVLLGSFSLLTITGIPMRFPEVGWLDVVYTAMGGLPVARLIHRIAAVAMILDGLAHIVYLIQLLIQNKGRIRQAWPMIPTMKDARDWWETSLYYFGLQKELPRYDRFNFREKFDYFAVFWGLPVMMFSGLVLWFPVYFGNMLPDIAIGMAYIAHSDEAILAISAIVVWHFYNVHYNPDKFPASWIWWHGQISEDEIRHEHPLEYERLLERETRA, encoded by the coding sequence ATGTCACCACGACTCGATCCCTCTAAGCGCTATTTCACTCGTCTCACTCTCGGGCAACGAATCCAGCATTGGGTTTTGCTCGGCAGTTTTTCGTTACTGACGATCACCGGCATCCCAATGCGTTTTCCGGAAGTCGGGTGGCTCGATGTGGTCTATACCGCAATGGGCGGTTTGCCGGTAGCGCGCCTGATCCATCGTATCGCGGCCGTGGCAATGATATTGGACGGGCTCGCTCATATCGTCTATCTCATTCAGTTGTTAATACAGAACAAGGGTCGGATCCGACAAGCCTGGCCGATGATTCCCACAATGAAGGATGCTCGAGATTGGTGGGAGACGTCGTTGTACTATTTCGGCCTTCAAAAGGAACTCCCTCGATACGACAGGTTCAACTTTCGAGAGAAGTTCGATTACTTCGCCGTGTTTTGGGGTCTGCCCGTAATGATGTTCTCCGGATTGGTCCTATGGTTTCCCGTGTATTTCGGAAACATGCTACCGGACATCGCAATCGGAATGGCCTATATCGCCCATAGTGATGAAGCCATCCTGGCGATATCAGCGATTGTGGTGTGGCATTTCTACAACGTGCACTACAATCCCGACAAATTTCCCGCCAGTTGGATTTGGTGGCACGGGCAGATTTCAGAAGACGAGATACGGCACGAACATCCGCTCGAGTATGAGCGTCTCCTTGAGCGTGAAACACGGGCGTGA
- a CDS encoding alpha/beta fold hydrolase, with amino-acid sequence MRLRLYSLFILVFLVCITGHSQTARDTLVLMNDGVTLDALYVLPTTPAPTGGFPALVWVHGFAGSKEENRSYAQAYAARGYICVAYSVRGQGASGGEFDFFTSPRVTADLKAFIDMAAALPGANPERVGVIGASQGGIHAWSAAAHNLGARAVVSIIANGRFDENWLENNALNWTFASAIVAATIRFSPGAKDSVNRAISTGNYAYLRSMLGGYTTTGLESATSTPTLILVSYFDGFFNQSSALKQFARIAGPKRIVTYPGGHALPSHPIQRSFVTQLQDRWLEYWLKDQIGLGSVAGSDSAVIMYDAITNLPHVYSLRDSAIWLGTSAPLPGNISPRTFYPSNGVLELSAPTASETRTISYSRVTGSTPLVYRSEPLAQDMVLGGRPCEVQIMANGSGASYQVVANLYDFDPATGKSAQLARGHYQVASNTSGDERLRFALTSVAATIRAGHRLELRIHGGMALFPGANDFGNYVLGPVDPSTNTVYLGGTDPSNLTVYTITGPTGIDASAQLPNTPQLGVHPNPVGLTASPWVTVTLPFAQSDIFQLELYDALGRRMTHSIQSDSRLPSTIQINTTSLSNGIYTVLVRTRDTWTSGRIIIAR; translated from the coding sequence ATGCGTCTGCGCTTGTACAGTCTCTTCATTTTGGTTTTTCTCGTGTGTATTACGGGCCATTCTCAGACCGCACGCGACACTCTGGTCTTGATGAATGACGGTGTAACGCTTGATGCCCTGTATGTGCTTCCCACAACTCCTGCGCCCACCGGCGGATTTCCCGCGCTCGTGTGGGTGCACGGATTCGCAGGATCCAAGGAGGAAAATCGCAGCTACGCACAAGCGTACGCCGCTCGGGGATATATTTGCGTCGCGTACAGCGTGCGCGGACAAGGGGCGTCCGGCGGTGAATTTGATTTCTTCACATCACCACGCGTCACCGCTGATCTCAAAGCATTTATCGATATGGCGGCTGCACTACCAGGTGCCAATCCGGAACGAGTCGGCGTGATAGGCGCATCACAGGGCGGGATACATGCTTGGTCGGCTGCGGCACACAATCTCGGTGCACGCGCGGTCGTGTCGATCATTGCAAACGGACGATTTGACGAGAACTGGCTTGAGAATAACGCCCTCAATTGGACATTCGCGTCAGCGATTGTTGCCGCAACGATCCGTTTTTCACCCGGTGCGAAGGATTCAGTGAATCGCGCAATAAGCACTGGGAATTACGCGTATTTGCGTTCGATGCTGGGCGGTTACACAACAACAGGACTCGAGTCCGCAACGTCGACGCCCACGCTTATCCTGGTAAGTTATTTTGACGGATTCTTTAACCAGTCATCGGCACTGAAACAATTCGCGCGCATCGCGGGACCGAAACGTATTGTCACATATCCCGGAGGACATGCTCTGCCATCGCACCCCATACAGCGCTCGTTTGTTACACAACTTCAGGATCGGTGGCTCGAATACTGGTTGAAAGACCAGATCGGACTCGGAAGTGTCGCCGGTTCGGACAGTGCTGTGATCATGTACGACGCGATAACAAATCTGCCCCATGTGTATTCACTTCGAGATTCGGCCATTTGGCTCGGTACATCGGCGCCATTGCCCGGCAATATCTCTCCGCGGACATTTTACCCCTCCAACGGAGTACTCGAGTTATCAGCTCCGACAGCCTCCGAAACACGAACCATCTCGTACTCGCGCGTGACGGGCTCAACACCACTCGTATACCGTTCCGAACCGCTTGCGCAGGACATGGTCCTGGGAGGTCGGCCATGCGAGGTCCAGATCATGGCCAACGGGTCCGGTGCGTCGTATCAGGTGGTCGCAAACCTGTACGATTTTGATCCGGCAACCGGCAAAAGCGCTCAACTCGCGCGCGGGCATTATCAGGTTGCGTCAAACACCTCCGGAGACGAAAGACTACGGTTTGCCCTGACTTCCGTTGCGGCAACGATCCGTGCGGGACATAGGCTAGAGCTTCGTATTCACGGCGGCATGGCCCTGTTTCCCGGCGCAAACGATTTCGGGAACTACGTGCTCGGACCTGTGGACCCGTCCACAAACACGGTGTATCTCGGCGGTACCGATCCCAGCAATCTGACAGTCTACACCATTACCGGGCCCACAGGCATTGATGCATCGGCGCAGCTTCCAAACACGCCGCAATTGGGCGTTCATCCCAACCCCGTTGGATTAACGGCGTCCCCTTGGGTAACCGTTACGCTGCCATTTGCACAATCCGACATCTTCCAGCTCGAATTGTACGATGCACTCGGGAGACGCATGACGCACTCGATACAATCAGATTCTCGATTGCCATCAACAATCCAAATCAACACCACCTCCCTCTCGAATGGAATCTATACGGTGTTAGTCCGGACTCGAGACACATGGACATCAGGTCGAATCATTATCGCACGCTGA
- a CDS encoding phosphatase PAP2 family protein, translating to MDESGFGIVAADLRATINDGSSLLQGVMNLSASDALSVGAVAGGVAVLFAQDEAIQERITAQGWNGAGGVFAVGQLYGDVRIAGALGGGIWMCGIVTGDRSLRELGRLTLSAVLYAGLITTAVKSLSGRSRPYVGEGPRMFRPLQFDTEHTSFPSGHSTVAFAVSSVLSSRIDHPVATIVLYSLASLTAAQRMVASKHWASDVFLGAAVGYGIGTAVVKISQQREPEQTTGVNMTFAPVLTARGTGLALYVRW from the coding sequence ATGGATGAATCCGGATTCGGAATAGTAGCCGCAGACTTGCGAGCAACTATCAACGACGGTTCATCACTTCTCCAAGGCGTAATGAATCTCAGCGCGAGTGACGCTCTCTCTGTCGGTGCCGTGGCCGGGGGTGTGGCGGTTCTCTTCGCACAGGACGAGGCGATACAGGAGCGGATTACAGCTCAGGGGTGGAACGGTGCTGGCGGCGTGTTCGCCGTTGGGCAGCTTTACGGTGATGTTCGTATTGCAGGGGCCTTGGGCGGTGGAATATGGATGTGTGGTATCGTAACAGGAGATAGGTCTCTCCGAGAGTTGGGCCGGCTAACCCTGAGTGCTGTATTGTACGCCGGGCTGATCACCACAGCGGTAAAATCACTCAGCGGTCGAAGCCGTCCTTACGTCGGTGAAGGCCCGAGGATGTTTCGTCCACTTCAATTCGATACAGAGCATACGTCGTTTCCCTCGGGGCATTCAACCGTTGCCTTCGCTGTATCATCCGTGCTTTCATCGCGAATCGATCATCCTGTTGCGACCATAGTGCTGTACTCGCTGGCCAGCCTAACGGCCGCGCAACGCATGGTGGCCTCAAAACACTGGGCGTCGGATGTGTTCCTGGGTGCGGCAGTTGGGTATGGAATCGGGACCGCTGTTGTGAAGATCAGCCAGCAGAGAGAACCCGAGCAGACGACCGGCGTAAACATGACATTCGCGCCGGTGCTTACGGCGCGCGGAACGGGACTCGCTCTTTACGTACGGTGGTAG
- a CDS encoding Hsp20/alpha crystallin family protein — translation MTLTRWTPMNDFMNLQREVNRLFNTVAPRARRDEDYESAVWSPVVDITEDADSYTLFFDIPGIDRNQVKMSFADNTLSVSGERKMLEEKKDVTVHRIERLTGKFYRSFTFPTAVNAEKISATYSDGVLTVAVPKAEEVKPRQISIN, via the coding sequence ATGACACTCACACGTTGGACCCCGATGAACGATTTTATGAATCTGCAGCGCGAAGTGAACCGTCTCTTTAATACGGTCGCACCGCGTGCACGCCGCGACGAAGACTATGAGTCGGCGGTCTGGTCACCAGTTGTTGATATCACGGAAGATGCCGACAGTTACACCTTGTTCTTCGACATCCCCGGCATCGATCGTAACCAGGTCAAAATGAGTTTCGCCGACAATACGCTCAGCGTGAGTGGCGAGCGCAAAATGTTGGAGGAGAAGAAGGACGTGACGGTGCATCGCATCGAACGTCTTACCGGAAAGTTCTACCGTTCATTCACATTCCCAACAGCAGTGAACGCTGAGAAGATTTCCGCGACATATTCGGACGGTGTGCTCACCGTCGCTGTGCCGAAAGCCGAAGAAGTGAAGCCGCGGCAAATCTCGATCAACTAA